Proteins encoded in a region of the Tumebacillus sp. BK434 genome:
- a CDS encoding CDP-alcohol phosphatidyltransferase family protein, which yields MNVPNILTVFRLGLIPVYFLVFFSDFAYNMELALFVIFLAGATDILDGYLARTYGLVTELGSMLDPLADKLMMLSVVLSFVIDDRITWLMAGLLIFRDLGMILASVFFVTQGKKTVPATVWGKANTVLYYLALLALMFRWPYAEGYLWGVIILSFVTSFHYIRRFNAMNI from the coding sequence ATGAATGTACCGAACATCTTAACGGTGTTTCGACTCGGACTGATACCAGTCTATTTCCTCGTGTTTTTTTCCGATTTTGCGTACAACATGGAGCTGGCCCTGTTCGTGATCTTCCTGGCGGGCGCGACCGATATCCTCGACGGGTATCTGGCGCGCACGTACGGGCTGGTCACCGAGCTTGGCAGTATGCTCGACCCGTTGGCCGACAAGCTGATGATGCTGTCGGTCGTTCTTTCGTTCGTGATCGACGACCGCATCACATGGCTGATGGCGGGGCTCCTGATCTTCCGGGATCTCGGGATGATCCTCGCCTCCGTCTTTTTTGTCACCCAAGGCAAGAAGACAGTGCCGGCGACCGTCTGGGGCAAAGCCAACACCGTGCTGTACTACCTGGCACTGCTCGCGTTGATGTTCCGCTGGCCGTACGCGGAAGGCTACCTGTGGGGCGTGATCATCTTGTCGTTTGTGACGTCGTTCCACTACATCCGCCGCTTCAATGCGATGAACATATAA
- the fabZ gene encoding 3-hydroxyacyl-ACP dehydratase FabZ: METVLNIEEIQGIIAHRHPFLLVDKIVELEIGQSAVGIKNVTINEPFFQGHFPGYAVMPGVLIVEALAQVGAVAMLAKEENKGRLAFFGGIDGCRFRGQVRPGDTLRLEVEITRLKGPVGKGKARALVDGKLVCEAELTFALGAKQE; the protein is encoded by the coding sequence ATGGAGACAGTTCTGAACATTGAAGAGATCCAAGGCATCATCGCACACCGCCACCCGTTTTTGCTCGTCGACAAGATCGTCGAGCTGGAGATCGGGCAGAGCGCGGTCGGCATCAAGAACGTCACGATCAACGAGCCGTTTTTCCAAGGGCATTTCCCAGGCTATGCCGTCATGCCGGGCGTGCTGATCGTCGAAGCGCTCGCCCAAGTCGGCGCGGTGGCGATGCTGGCAAAGGAAGAGAACAAGGGCCGTCTGGCCTTCTTCGGCGGCATCGACGGCTGCCGTTTCCGCGGCCAGGTGCGCCCGGGCGACACGCTCCGCCTCGAAGTGGAGATCACCCGCCTGAAGGGCCCGGTCGGCAAAGGCAAAGCGCGCGCACTCGTCGACGGCAAGCTGGTCTGCGAGGCGGAGCTGACCTTTGCGCTCGGCGCCAAGCAAGAGTAG